A segment of the Populus nigra chromosome 12, ddPopNigr1.1, whole genome shotgun sequence genome:
GTTGATGCCACTGATTCAGAGGCGCCTTGGAACTCCTCAACGCCAGTATACGACTTTCCATTCTCATCGACCTCTAAACCCACATCATGCTGAAAGCCATTTCGTTTTAATCTCGGAGTGGGGCTGTAATCAAATTTGCTCGGGCATGGACTTTCAAACCTTCCATTTTGTTTCTCTGAGAAGTCTGAATCCAAATCATTAGGATCCTGAAGAGCACGTACGAGCTTCCTGGGAGTTGTGAAGATGCTAATGTTGTCAGCATTTATATGAGATCGTGACCGCTGAAACACAAACAAAATGGTGTCAAATGCAATCTATATTAGCAATCAAAATCCAATATCACAAACATCAAGTAAATTTGTAGCGATTGGCAAATGTTGATATATCTCATGCAACTGCAACAAAAAAGGAGCACAAGCCTACAGCCATATGTAAATAAGTAATTTGATCATGTGTGGAACAAGAATCTCAGCAATAAATCTAGCCTCCCTTAGGCCTGTGATCACTGTATTAATTTAGGCAACTTATATCAGCTATGACTTAATGTGCGCTTGACAGCAAGGGAGGATACGTAGCCATTTTACAACAATGAAACCACTAATTAAAGCTAATTCCAAATGGGAAATGTGGGATAATCCTTCAAACTGGTTCCCAAGCTGTCTGAcctgtattttgaaaacattgGTGGCAGTTTAACATCCTtatcaaatatgttttaaatgGAAAATCACCACTGTGGCCAGCCTATTTCTGAACCCGGAGGTTAAAATCCGTTGTCACTAATCAATGCCTAAATTTGTGGTtaagaataacaagaaaaataaacctCCTAAGCTGCACATTAAGAAAAGGTGTCCAAAATCACCATCAGAGCTCACTTGAGGTCGGTCTTTTTCTAACTAATCGTAGAAGTGACTAATGAAACAAGTCCCAGCACAATACCTGAGGGCTGGGAGTGGTGCTTCTCGATAGTTTGTTTCTAGGACTTCTAGGCAAGAACCCTGCAAATTCACCCATGTAACTTCCTCCGTTTTCAGTAAGCTCATACAGCCCAGACTGATCAGAGAATGCATCGTGGACGGGACTTCCCTGAGACAACTCTGAAAATAAACCATCTTTTAGAGATATATCCACCCCTCCATTCTCAAAACTCCAGAGTTTTCGGTTCACACTCCCACGGTCACACTCATTAGAAGAAACATTAGTTGTTGAAATAGGTGACTCAGTGAAAGATTCATATTCCATAAAGAAATCAAGAGTCTGTGATTCTGGTGATACAGATGCTGGAGATTGATCACCATAGGCACTGGACAAATTTCTCCTCCCTCTGTGGTCTCTCCTGCCAAAGTTTGATCCACTAACTGAACCAGAACTCTTCTCAAATTTTGTCCCTTTCTCTGTAGCTATTTTCTTTGCAGTTTGCAAAGCTTCAAATGCGGCTCCGCTCACAAATGCCATCTGATCGGACTGGCACTTATCCATCTCCTCGATTATCAACTCAAGCTCTGAGAATATGCTCCTAGGATCCAGACACTTCATCAAGAAATTGATCATTTGGATAGCTGATAATCGTTTCTGAGAATTACCCTCCAAGACCCCAGCTTTCAAGATACGCAATCCTGACTGTATCAAAAGTCTTACATATGCTTCAACTATCAAAGCATTATGCTTAGCCAAAGCCATCACCAAGGCCATGTGCGAATTAGTTTGCGTGCACTTCTCCTCCAAAGCGACAGCCACATTCTGACAAACCCGATTCACCATCTCATCCGAAGCAAATCGCCAATTATCTGAGTCCACCAGAGCCTTCAGGCAAAGGGCAGCCCCTGAAGTCAGGCATTCTTGAGAACCTAAGAGAGCTTCTGAAAGAGGCTTACAAAGTGAGTGGATTATATGCCTTTTCTTATCCTCTGGTGTCGTCGGTTCAATGCCATATCTTGCAATTGCTGGTACCACCTTGGAGCATGCTTGTTGAAGAGGAAAATACCCTGCACTTGAAGCTAAAGTCTTGATGATAGTAGCCATGATACTATCAATCTGAGGAACAATATTAACTCCATGGACACGAGCAAGAACTTCATAGAGTGAAATTGTGTATTCGCCAGATAAAGACCCAGTTTCTTTGGTTTCAGAAACTTGAGCAAGAAATTGTGGGATTGCCTTGGAATCCAAGCTTTTCACATACGATTTCAGTGCTTTCATTGCTGATTTACGACTATCAGCATCTTTGTCAAGATTTGCCAATTCTTGCCGCAGTATTGGACTGAGATTTCTTCCCATTGTATACCTGATACCAAACAATCAATTGGAATCGagattatcaaaatatattctCTACAACTCAGTTACTATGCTGGAAATGATTTCAGTAGTTACAAGGCCTCTTCTTTACTTCCAATTCTATGCCTAAATGCTTGCATCTTTAAGGGTTCTCCATGAGAGCTGTTAACTTTTAATTATCAGATTCATTATATACTCACTAAcatccaaacaaagaaaaaatataaatccatATCACATGAAAGTTTCATGTCCTCTCAAGTACTAAAGCAAAGAAAGGTCTGCCCAAGACTGAACAAGTAAATTTCATTCTTTCCCGCACTTTCTCAGAGACCAAACAGGAAAAACCAACACTTTagatataaatgaaaaacagggaaaaaaagagagagagcgaAAAAGGGTTCCCATTTATCTACAAAAAATACCACAAATTTAtatgaagaaatccaaaatcttTCAGAGAGTAGAATTGAAAAGAAGAACTTAAACTAGCAAACGAACATTTTGAAAGCATAAGAGAAAACCCCACAAAGAGCACAAAACTTACCTCTTTAAGctttctctctgtgtttcttggtgctgctgctgctgcttcttctaTATACTGCTCTCGTCACTTCTTACACAAATCAAGaacagattttttaaaaataaaagatgaaatcttTTGGAAACGAAATGAGAGATTGGTTAATGGTTGTGAGTTTTAGTTGGTGGGTTtcgttttttataaatattttctaagcAAATCTAGCTGTCCGATGAGGTTTCCTTCTGTGTTTTTGTCTTCGTTGTGAAAGGAAAGGGGCACGTTAAAATTCAAATCCATCTCTGAAATTCCGCCGCTATCCTTCTTTAAGTGGGCTCCATCCAGTTTCGCTTTGTCATCTGGGACCATTTTGCACTTTTGGGACTGAAAGTTTTACCGTTTATTAGGAAGGCGTGcggaggttattttttaaattttattttttaatattaaaatattaaaataattcaaaaaaaattaattttgacgaAAAGCAATTTTAATCTCAATGTCAAGTATCctctaaaaatatttgttaacgtaaatttaaagctttttaaaagtattttttcattaaagacattttttaattttaattttaaaatattaaaattaataaaaaaaaacctagaagagcataaatttaatatttttttaaataaaaaatattttaaaaaacaaaatactaatataaaacaaacatttaaaataaaataaaaaatcaatagtagtaaaataaaaggagtataaaaaataaataaaataaatggtagaatttataaatttcttctattttcagCTGTGTGAACtgtgattaataaaattatatggttAACTTTACTGATATGTTAACAATTGTTAAATTTACGTAATATCAAGTTAGGCTTAAATTtgtaacaattatatttttttttaaataatcaatgttAATTATCAtgttgaagaaattataaagtgaataaaaaaaaccataaacactcctttttattgttttctctattcatatctttttatttcatcgtgatattaatttcttttatttcattatatagAAACCGTTTGGGAACACGGTGCAAACcgtgttcccaaaaaatttaatttttttgggctaaaatttaatataatttatatgttttgaattgttttgatgtgctgatgtcaaaaataatttttaaaaaataaaaaaacatcattagcatgcatttcaacatgaaaaattatttaaaaagcaactgttACCACACTGCTAAATATATTCATATACATAGACCATTTAATGCCAAAGAATTTTTAAAGGAAGTAATTTgtttccttaattatttttatttctttttagttgGTCAAGCTACCAAATAAAGCTTTAgtttagaagaaaaacaaattgtgggtttttattatttatatttattttaggaatttttttcttattcggTTTAGGTACGACTATTATAAATagagtattttattttgtatttcataaGATTATTtaagtataaaatatttaacaataaaatctcaaattagGGTTTTGTATGGTGATCCTATTTGGCATATTTTTGTGTTGTTCGTGCTTATTATCtttcttgtattgtttttgttGGCATCAATTGATATTAGAGCTAAACGATTCCTAGTAATTAGTCGTTGTGGTATGTTAAATATCCATGACTGAAAGAGATGATTGTATAATAAAACATGCTCATGTAAAGGGGATGGAGAAGTTCTCTCTCGAGAAAGAGAAATTTAGAAATCGGTGATAGAAGACAAGCgtagataaattatataattaattactaaCCTATCAAATGGGGATGATAACATTGTAGAGGCATGCTGAATAATTATTTGTCAATTGGCAGAGATGAAGGATAAGAAACTAGAGGTTGGTGAGGAGATTACGAATCCATAATCAATTTTAAGAACTCAATTTAGAGACAAGAGTAGAGAAGGTAGTCTTTTGATCGAGATGAGTATCATAAAGATTTTGGTGATCTCATTTATAAATAGATAGATGTGAATTGGTGTTCTCCGTcgattttatgatatttatcttGATGTTataaaatgacaataataaCATTGATGATGTCATGAATAGTATCCTCTTTGATAAGAtagaaattatgtgaaaaaagaacatgaaaggtgctcaataaaaaaaaattattgatttattctaTGTAGATCTTTTGGTTATAAGcttattgttataaaaaaatagatagattTGTTCAACGGCTATATAATTACAACATGTAttgataaaacaaatttgagGTTTGCAATTCATTACTCTAGAAGCTAGTAGAAGAGAAATAATTTGTTAATTGATGTTTCTTATGCAATTTTTAATGTGAAGGGGAGAAAGAAAATAGGCTGGACTGTCTTGATTAAATATCCATTAGATCAATGTAAGAACAATTTAAACTTGAGGATAATTTCCTTCAAACCTTGGAAAACTAatgcaaaatgatttttaagagAAGTTACATGTTTCCTtagtcatttttattattatttagtttagaaaaatatttttttttatggtgcttTTATTCTtcctatttaatttatgaatttttctttcttattcagTTAGGCCTAGGATAATTATAAATAGAgttatttaatttgtattttaatagaCTACCGATCCTATTTAGTATAATTATGCGTTGTTTGTCTTTACTATCtttcttatattgttttttaagcgCGTCAATTGATATTCATTACTgctcaatatttttattcttcataaGTTTTATTAATGTATGCTCACCTCTCCTTCTCCTCCCTTTTACTTAActtttaatcatatatattaaactaaatttGACATTTTAGACATGGAATTGTGTTGTGTGGATTCAATGTctagattttttaaagtgttttttttgtttgaaaatgtatcaaaataatatattttttactttttaaaatttatttttgatgtaaacatatcaaaacaattcaaaaacacacaaaaaaaataatttaaaactaaaacaattcaaaatttttcaaaaacacgattgaaccacaataccaaactaATCAAACACTAATTGCTCAATCAAttctaaaaatctatttttttcttgaaattaattttttagatttttaaattgttttaatacgctgatgtaaaaaataaaatttaaaaaaaataataaaatattattttaatatatttttaagtaaaaaatactttaaaattaactattgctgtatatatatatatatatatatatatatatatatatatatatatatatataatcttgtgtagaagtattttttattaaccgaACGCCAATTGTTCAATCCGTCGTAAAGAAccatttaatttactttaattGATTCCTAGAGATTTGTGAAGTTTGAAGTTCAAGAATTTCAAAACCTAATGTTTTTTATAGCGATATGATCCCACCTCAACATTCATGTAAAAAATCAACTACCTTTAGAGTAGTACGAGTATCAtaataaagattgtttttttttaataaaaaaatcaaccaataaatatcaaaattattggtataaaatttataattcaaaaatattttaaaaaataatttaaaaatataaacaagatTTTTTAATACGATTGGATTGTAATAATGAACAAAgcttatttgatattataataatggtaactttaaaatattttttgtttaaaaatatattaaaataatatatttttatttttaataaaataaaaaaataaatttttacaaagcACCGCCCTCACCGtagtagaaaacaaaattacaaaaagatCATGTTGATTGTGAAATGACAGTACCTTCACTTCACCCCCCTAGTAAAAAGATTTGGGAAGTGAGAGTGGGACAGCGCACTGCATGTCTTGACGAGGGTACCTTCGTCATTCAGCTCAGAATTCCAATTTTCAAGCTCGCGCTTACTTTTGGGCACCCAAAATCTTAAATGTTTCCCGCTATTTCATTCGtctcaaattgaatcttgctGTCCAGAAGAGTACAAAAAGGAGAGTCAAGCCTAGTGAAATTACCACAATGCCCCTCTCAGTTGGGCCTCCCCTTTAGCCTGGCAAAACCACGCACGAGTCTTGCGTTCTGGCCTTACGTgttaataattctttaaaatgaattttgtgttttaaaaatattttttaaaaattttattgttttttaatattttattttaaattattttttaatatttttaaatcgtttttaGTAATAAGATTTTTGGTCAGATATCCGTCCATACACAGATACACTGAATAGTTTCCACGACAGATTGTGCCGGAGTAAGTGACCGGTGGTCCAAGTTTCTTCGGATGCTAGAGACAGATAACAGGTAGGTAGAGCAAGATAACGACGGATACAAAAGAATCCCTGCCCCATGACTCGCACTGGTAAAGCTGTAAATTGTGATGCAAGACAAGAAGAATAAAAGTATAAACTTTATCTTCAAATTTTCATACCACCTACCTATCCAAATTCCCCCCtcgaaaaatattcaatttccCACCAGAAGATGCCATTGCTCTTGCCTTCTGCTAAAGCACAGGGGATTTCGGGCATTTGTTTATTAATTCTGGTTTTACTGGTTAAACTATTCTTGGATTAGCTGTGTACCAAGATCCAACTTTTCCCTTGTTGAAATAACTTCGGTTATGGATGCAAGAATTCATAGTAATATATGAATAATGAATTTTACTGCGGTATCGATGGGGATATGTAAACATCTCTTTCCCTTGCTGTTCCTGGAAAGAAGGGAGGGCAAGGTGGGGAGGAagaaggagagggagagggagagggagaggggaggATAACATAAGAACTTCAGAGAATCCAATGTTGGAACAAAACCTGGCTCTATTTGACCACATTGCAGTTGTAATGTTTTGTTGCAAACAAAAATTGATGGTACAATAAAGAAACTGTAATTATGAATACATTCTACCATTGAAATTGGGGTAGATTCCTGCAGGTTGGACAGTACCACTTTCCCTTGAATCTTGTCTCCGGTGTCAACCCAACACATGAATAATGGAACCATTCACCTCCCTGGCACTGTAAACAGACAAACAAGTGGGTGAGTATTTAGCAAAAGTATTCTCACACATACGAAACAGTTACAACTATTAAAATTGTTCTGCTgcaataaaaatgatgaaagatCAAAGATATTATGATTTCTGGGTTATAAATTCTCATTATTTTGGCCATATCAATCTATCATGTGCACTCCATAAATATTGTCTTGAAATATTATCAAAATGTTGACAAAAACTTGTTATGACTTAAACTCATGTTGAGTGCAAGATATGAAACTCTAGACAAGGAACCACAGCAATGAACTTCAATCAAGAAGACAAGCACCAATATACACAGAGCAAAGGTGAAAGTACTTACATTCTCATTATCACAAGCAATCATATCTCCAAAGGACACCTAAATGACCACAAACATTACAGAAGCTTAGTGATGTACAAGAATTTTTATTGTGCATCTAAAGAAACCGTAAAGCAACTCTGCAGAAGAAAGAGTTGAATTTGAAACTGAAATAACATCAAACAAAAAGTCAAACCTGATGGCAGACACAGTAGGTAGGTTCATTGGGATCAATGGGTTGCTCAATTTCAACAGGAACAGGGAAATCCTTTCTATGGCTTCCTGGAGGAGGCATTAGCTCAAAATCCCTATCACGCTCTCTGTCCCAATCCCGATCCCTGAAATCAATCCTTTTCGATTGAGATTGAGGTGTTCCGTAAAAATTCCTGCGTTTCTCAATTTTAGGGACTATTATAGGCAGTGGAGGAAGGATTGCTGGTTCATCTGGTGATAGTTTTCCCTCTGAATACAtgacaaaaaggaaaagaattaaGCCACTAAATAGATCCTGTGCTAGGTTTAGTGTAGCAAGAGACAACAATAAAGTAGTGACAATCCATTATTGTACCTTGCTTCAAATCTTCTGCAAAGTTGTTCAGATCCTCATCAAGTCGTTTTACATGGCTGTCTATCTGCATACGGATCAAAGTACAAGACATTTGAGTGTGCGTTAATTAGAAAGAATCTATCATATCCTCTCCTAACAGAATGACAGGAGGAGAGAGAATGAACCTATCATATGTCTCAGGTAACACTTAGAATGAGAAGGATCATATGTTATTATCCTCAACTCAGCCCAAACTTAAAGCTAGATTATTGGGGTCTCACAAGCTAGCTACACTGAGCATCTAGAAAAAACCCGAGTGAGTTCAGCAGGATATTCCATTACGTGAAAGGCACAACTGCTAGATGGCTTTGCTTGCATTGATGAAATCCCTAATAATTGAGGAAATCTCTACTTGCTCAGTAAATGTCCTCAGGTGAAGAGAAACCTCCAATGGTGCAAATGAGCAGTCAAGAAAGAAGAACAATAATATATGTAGGAGCAATATTGGCTACTGATTCTAAAGTTCAGTTAAGATGGTTTTTGAATCTTgccataaaattatgaaaaaatgatTACAGGAAATTGCAATACAAGATAGTCTCATCAAACAGTCTCTCATTCAGCTGTACGCGTCAAGCAAAACTAGAACATTACCTTAAAAAATCAGGGAAAGGCCAAGAGGAAGGAAGTCTAGCATGCCCAAAATCCTAAATCCtaacaaaaatttcaattatttccAATTTTAAACTTTCTTCTAGCATTAGTTTTAGTGTGTCAAATCAACCTTCACATAAGATGGATATTTTACTCAACCCCCACCTAAGAAAAAGAGAATATCCTCTCCTAACAGAATGACAGGAGGAGAGAATCTATCATATGTCTCAGGTAACACTTAGAATGAGAAGGATCATATGTTATTATCCTCAACTCAGCCCAAACTTAAAGCTAGATTATTGGGGTCTCACAAGCTAGCTACACTGAGCATCTAGAAAAAACCCGAGTGAGTTCAGCAGGATATTCCATTACGTGAAAGGCACAACTGCTAGATGGCTTTGCTTGCATTGATGAAATCCCTAATAATTGAGGAAATCTCTACTTGCTCAGTAAATGTCCTCAGGTGAAGAGAAACCTCCAATGGTGCAAATGAGCAGTCAAGAAAGAAGAACAATAATATATGTAGGAGCAATATTGGCTACTGATTCTAAAGTTCAGTTAAGATGGTTTTTGAATCTTgccataaaattatgaaaaaatgatTACAGGAAATTGCAATACAAGATAGTCTCATCAAACAGTCTCTCATTCAGCTGTACGCGTCAAGCAAAACTAGAACATTACCTTAAAAAATCAGGGAAAGGCCAAGAGGAAGGAAGTCTAGCATGCCCAAAATCCTAAATCCtaacaaaaatttcaattatttccAATTTTAAACTTTCTTCTAGCATTAGTTTTAGTGTGTCAAATCAACCTTCACATAAGATGGATATTTTACTCAACCCCCACCTAAGAAAAAGagaatacaaaaaagaaaaagacagatAATACCATCACTAGATGGTCGCTTCCATATTTGCTATACTAGGAAAAATTTACTTAACATAGAGGCCAGCCAGCTCTCTGTTTCCTGGTCAAGCGCAGTTCACTGGTGTTAAATCAGTTATAAGCGTCTTTAGCCTGTAACGAACTGATCTCTCTCAGCAAgctaaattaccaaaaaaaaccctaattacaAGTTGCTTGACAGCTTGGGAAGCTGAGGAACAGAAGTTGTCAGCTCAGATATCCCAATAATAGCGACAATTTAGGATCTGGGAGTCATCCTTGTCCACAATCAACCCTCAACAAATGAaggaaacaagagaaaagatgaGTGGATATAATTTCACCTGGCCATCTAACTTGAAATTTTGAGTGCATCATAGATCAGTTCTTTAACATGATATATTTTCCATTTAACCTAATAAAAGCAAAGTGGTGCTGTTTTTTATCCTTAACCCACTAGAAATTCCTGGTTGAATACATGATATGAGAATTGCCCATTAGAAGTGCTCCAAACTCTGgtttcaccataaaaaaaactacaaaaattcCTTCACAATGATCATATCATCCTGTTGAAGAAATGCCAATGATGCTAAAATGTAATTCAATGCTGAGAAAGCTCCAATATTGTCTGTGCTCAGAGCTCAGGTTGACAACATTGGAATACCATTTATGTCATGCTGTGCCTATACTCTTCTCTCTATTAATAGAATTTTATGAACTTCTGTATAGTAATTTAGGAAGATAAACTATATTAGTTACATACAAATTGCATTCCATCTACCAACACTCAATGCTCTCCGCTTCCTTTTCCAGTTTCAGTTAAGCCAGAGTTAAGATGCTATCTGTGAACAATGTATGACTAATGCAACATTGCTTATTGGCTAACACCTAGCTATCACATAGAACAGATTAAACAGCCCAAAGGGAATAGATGAGTAAATGAACTTCAgacagacttttttttttttaagccttATACGTCTTGGTTGTCCCTTTTGGTGAAAACAATCTCATCCTGAATGTGTTGCACTACCCAGTCAAGCATTTGAATCTTGGAAAATAAGATACATACTATGCTTTAGCATAGTAACTTATTCACTAAAGCTTTCCATCATTGGAAAATGAGAAGAGGGCAAGACTGTGTTTAGCTAGGGGCTTTACCAAGTACCAAGGACTTGACAATGCTGAAAGCAATAATCACAAAGTAGATATTTACCTCACAATGCCCTGAAAGAAATCTTCTTTGGAGTGGAAGACATTACATACTATTCTCCATAGCCAAAATCAGAGAAGACTATAGCAGAATTTTATCATCCAGTCAAAGAACTACTTTATAGGAATTAAAAAATCTTTCTCCATGTCTTCTGACATAAagcaattcaaaacaaaataatcccTAAGAACTACAACACAACCTTGAATGCGAAAATGCCCcctatgttttattaaatacgAATCAAATACCCCTTTTCATTGTAGCGACTACATAATACCCCAACAAACTCCTAATAAATCAGCATGCCCCATATAACATCAATTTGAGATGTTGCAAGAAACAATTTATTAGAAAGGCCTTGGAATAAAAGAAACTCACAAGGTCATAAGCTTGCCGTGCCAACAAAACCTTCTCTGTACACAAACTCAATGCACTATCCTGATTTGCCTCGATATCCTTCCTCATTTTCTCAACTGCCTCATCCTCTTCATTGTTATTAGTGTTGTAGCAATTATAAATACTACCATTTCCTTTTCTTAAGCTTTGAGATGCCAATCCCAGACAATAGTTTGTCTGTTGCCTTGTTTGGTTTATCATTGCTTCCACccataaaataccaaaaaatcaaaaaattaaccaTACGCattcatacacacacacatgttgGCTAAATGAAGGCTGGATCAAAACTTCCTGTCATACAAGAAAATGTAACATACACACATGCACAAGCATGTAAAGCGTGCACATGTTTATATTCATATAACAATTGAAATTCTGTTGTTTCCAAGtaattaaaccataaaaacaaattttagagCTTGTTTACACAAATACCTACCTACATGCATGAAAATGTGCAATAATTAAGCAATAACCCTACTATACAACATTATATTTTCACCAGAAGCAAACCTAAAAGTAAAAACTTCACAGTTTATATGCATGAATACATGTGAATGTACAACAATTAAGCaataaacctgaaaaaaaattcaaaacttttacAACCTTCTAGATAGTGACATTTATATACTtgcagaaaatttaaaaaattatacatatacaCACAAGTGAAATGTATGTGTACAAAAATACATGCATGTATACGTATATGTGGATGGGAGTTTTCTTACATTGGGATCGGTCATCAAGCTCTCTAACAGTATTAAGAAGCCGTTGAAGCTCAGCTGGCAATGTATTTGCATCtgttggaattaaaaaaaaaagatacgaAATTTATTAAACATTGACGAGAttgtatttcaagaaaaaaatgaaacttgatGCGAAACCCAGGGACTGCAGAGGAACCTACACTCCAGGTAATCGTCAACGTAGACTCCAGTTCGTGCAATTGCCATTTATTGAGATTAGGGATTAAGTTTTTAGAAATTCTAGGGTTTTGCAGATTCCTGATTTGTGTTTTTGATTTAAAGAGGGAGGAAACGGTGTCgtgtttgatatatttattttagttggaggaattttgggtttttttgtaatattaaaaatcgAGATACGAGTTTTGACCGTTGGGAAGCCAAGGAACAATGatgttcatttatatttataattaaacatatatttataattaaacaaataaaggatcctaatttaattataatatttattaagaaaacttgtaaatatttttttttggagtttcTAAATACTCTGAAAGACGCCAAGATTATGGACTGACAGTATTGAATTTTATGCTTAATTAAccttaaaaatgaaatttcaaataaaaacaaatttagattgattataaaatatcagggtacacataataaataatataattttaagtgctcttttcattaataatatttagtgtgtgtgtgcgtgtgtatatatatatatatatatatatgagtcttttttcaaataaacctattaatattcatgtttttattttattttaaactattttatttaaattaagt
Coding sequences within it:
- the LOC133669261 gene encoding PHD finger protein ING2-like, which produces MAIARTGVYVDDYLEYANTLPAELQRLLNTVRELDDRSQSMINQTRQQTNYCLGLASQSLRKGNGSIYNCYNTNNNEEDEAVEKMRKDIEANQDSALSLCTEKVLLARQAYDLIDSHVKRLDEDLNNFAEDLKQEGKLSPDEPAILPPLPIIVPKIEKRRNFYGTPQSQSKRIDFRDRDWDRERDRDFELMPPPGSHRKDFPVPVEIEQPIDPNEPTYCVCHQVSFGDMIACDNENCQGGEWFHYSCVGLTPETRFKGKWYCPTCRNLPQFQW
- the LOC133669530 gene encoding protein SINE1-like produces the protein MGRNLSPILRQELANLDKDADSRKSAMKALKSYVKSLDSKAIPQFLAQVSETKETGSLSGEYTISLYEVLARVHGVNIVPQIDSIMATIIKTLASSAGYFPLQQACSKVVPAIARYGIEPTTPEDKKRHIIHSLCKPLSEALLGSQECLTSGAALCLKALVDSDNWRFASDEMVNRVCQNVAVALEEKCTQTNSHMALVMALAKHNALIVEAYVRLLIQSGLRILKAGVLEGNSQKRLSAIQMINFLMKCLDPRSIFSELELIIEEMDKCQSDQMAFVSGAAFEALQTAKKIATEKGTKFEKSSGSVSGSNFGRRDHRGRRNLSSAYGDQSPASVSPESQTLDFFMEYESFTESPISTTNVSSNECDRGSVNRKLWSFENGGVDISLKDGLFSELSQGSPVHDAFSDQSGLYELTENGGSYMGEFAGFLPRSPRNKLSRSTTPSPQRSRSHINADNISIFTTPRKLVRALQDPNDLDSDFSEKQNGRFESPCPSKFDYSPTPRLKRNGFQHDVGLEVDENGKSYTGVEEFQGASESVASTDDIPVKTDVQASPEVIRGNKPYANKFCTEKDARKTSSILAVGFWIALLAIFASLKCIYLQDDDHHMVPT